A section of the Gloeobacter violaceus PCC 7421 genome encodes:
- a CDS encoding sigma-70 family RNA polymerase sigma factor, giving the protein MPDHRLRRSAQILLAEDLTKRAGADGLARALLSQWQRQPCPGLTRLHLIAYLQESCYWAAWKVCESRPATRSQLTDLFQAGIVKVDVILTKFNVELGFGLDSYAFNSFKNTIRHELNRRELSSANCSSDWSLLRHTGRESLGTALRHANHPDAEIDRYVLAWLSYQRLYVPADASRTRRLSGPDAATWDLIAQDFNRQRPLHLPPSSPAAEAADIARWMRLCAEALRAYRPRFVSIDAPRTDLEGTAEPLAIPTESAFDAVQRQEEREYAEAINRVLCLALDGLDPPKRRLLDLYHGEELGQKQIAQQIGKDQGTVSRQLTRCRGELVVALAKWSQEKLNISLTCEVLKRLEAVVDEWLCEHYGQTRCWQQESASE; this is encoded by the coding sequence GTGCCGGACCACCGGTTGCGCCGCAGTGCCCAAATACTGCTGGCCGAGGACTTGACGAAGCGCGCGGGTGCCGACGGCCTCGCGCGCGCTTTGCTTTCCCAGTGGCAGCGGCAGCCTTGCCCGGGACTGACGCGCCTGCATCTAATCGCCTACCTGCAAGAATCGTGCTACTGGGCGGCCTGGAAAGTCTGCGAAAGTCGGCCGGCAACCCGCTCGCAGCTGACGGATTTGTTTCAGGCGGGAATTGTCAAAGTCGATGTCATCCTCACCAAGTTCAACGTCGAACTGGGCTTTGGGCTCGACAGCTACGCATTCAACAGTTTCAAAAACACGATCCGTCACGAATTGAACCGGCGCGAGTTGAGTTCGGCCAACTGCAGCAGCGATTGGTCACTTTTGCGCCACACCGGACGCGAGTCGCTCGGCACCGCCCTGCGCCACGCCAACCACCCGGATGCGGAAATTGATCGCTACGTGCTGGCCTGGCTGAGTTACCAGCGCCTGTATGTTCCTGCCGATGCGTCGCGCACCCGCCGCCTGAGCGGCCCGGACGCCGCCACCTGGGATTTGATTGCCCAGGATTTTAACCGCCAACGCCCGCTGCACCTGCCGCCGTCGAGCCCGGCTGCCGAAGCGGCCGATATCGCCCGATGGATGCGCCTGTGTGCCGAGGCGCTGCGCGCCTACCGTCCGCGCTTTGTGTCCATCGACGCTCCTCGGACGGATCTGGAGGGAACCGCCGAGCCGCTCGCCATTCCCACCGAATCGGCCTTCGACGCGGTGCAGCGCCAGGAGGAGCGCGAGTATGCAGAAGCGATCAACCGGGTGCTGTGCCTTGCCCTCGACGGGCTCGACCCTCCCAAGCGTCGCCTGCTCGACCTTTACCATGGGGAGGAGCTGGGCCAGAAGCAAATCGCCCAGCAAATCGGCAAAGATCAAGGAACAGTGTCCAGACAACTCACGCGCTGCCGGGGGGAGTTGGTGGTCGCCCTTGCAAAATGGAGTCAGGAAAAATTGAATATTTCCCTCACCTGTGAGGTATTAAAAAGATTAGAAGCGGTAGTGGACGAGTGGTTGTGCGAGCACTACGGTCAAACCCGCTGCTGGCAACAGGAGAGTGCCTCCGAATGA
- a CDS encoding DUF1822 family protein, which translates to MTQENSPLLFDDPTALCLEISEADQERAWRECANVTHPVSHWRAFRNRLALAVLLPWIREDIDPHAAVWPAPMALSAFWDLVGGTALTANGKRWVICLDEADGTAPVHIPQEWLDIPAWAADYYLLVHFDLAGQWLRVSGWTTHRQIKTLGRFDPRDRTYYLDETFIQTGLGGLWAITTGELLLTEPTRASQSELPGLTVPQARALIERLGNPEISEPRLEVPFEQWAALVSYDGWCQELYARRQGLPPQWSVLEWIKNGVSELAREAGWSVSNPIGAEARSAGSNLVFFTRVLSIADKTCELCIEQITPGVWRFCLRTTLWNSRLPAGTTLRLLTENLQSFENNEVHAHTAVEELAIDLTLEEGEGIVWEIETAPKHFQREILQF; encoded by the coding sequence ATGACCCAAGAAAACAGCCCTCTGCTGTTCGACGATCCGACTGCCCTGTGTCTGGAAATTTCCGAAGCGGACCAGGAGCGGGCCTGGCGCGAGTGCGCCAATGTTACCCATCCGGTTTCCCACTGGCGGGCATTTCGCAATCGCCTGGCCCTCGCGGTACTGCTGCCCTGGATCCGCGAGGATATCGATCCCCACGCGGCGGTCTGGCCCGCGCCCATGGCCCTGTCGGCCTTCTGGGATCTCGTCGGCGGTACGGCCTTGACAGCGAACGGCAAGCGTTGGGTGATCTGTCTCGACGAGGCCGACGGGACTGCTCCTGTGCACATCCCTCAGGAATGGCTCGACATCCCGGCCTGGGCGGCAGACTATTACCTGCTGGTCCATTTCGACCTCGCAGGCCAGTGGCTGCGGGTATCGGGTTGGACGACCCACCGGCAAATCAAAACCCTGGGCCGCTTCGACCCGCGCGATCGCACCTATTACCTGGACGAAACGTTCATTCAGACTGGGCTCGGTGGCCTCTGGGCAATCACTACCGGAGAACTCCTCCTTACAGAACCTACTCGCGCTTCTCAGTCCGAGTTGCCTGGACTGACTGTACCCCAAGCCCGCGCACTCATCGAACGGCTGGGTAACCCTGAAATTTCCGAACCTCGCCTGGAAGTCCCCTTTGAGCAGTGGGCCGCCCTGGTTTCCTACGACGGCTGGTGCCAGGAACTCTACGCCCGCCGCCAGGGCCTACCGCCTCAATGGTCGGTTCTAGAGTGGATTAAAAACGGCGTATCAGAATTGGCGCGCGAAGCTGGTTGGTCGGTCTCAAACCCCATTGGCGCCGAAGCTAGGAGTGCTGGATCTAATCTGGTGTTTTTCACTCGCGTCCTCTCGATCGCAGACAAGACCTGCGAACTATGTATTGAGCAGATTACCCCTGGCGTCTGGCGCTTCTGCCTGCGCACTACACTCTGGAACAGCCGCTTGCCGGCTGGCACGACGTTGCGGCTTTTGACTGAGAATCTGCAGAGCTTTGAAAATAACGAAGTACATGCACATACCGCAGTTGAAGAACTAGCGATAGACTTGACACTCGAAGAAGGAGAAGGAATTGTCTGGGAAATTGAAACAGCTCCCAAACATTTCCAACGGGAGATTCTACAGTTTTAG